One Mycobacterium sp. SMC-4 DNA window includes the following coding sequences:
- a CDS encoding MmpS family protein — MIAVLKKTWLPLLIVVIVVIAGLTVSRIRTFFGSEGIIETPRNFADLPEPFDPKIVRYEITGSGSYADVNYLDLAAKPQRIDAVSLPWSLTLSTTEPSAAPNVVAQGDGSTITCRIFVDDELKDERTSTGVNAQTFCLVKNA; from the coding sequence ATGATCGCCGTCCTGAAAAAGACGTGGCTGCCCCTGCTCATCGTGGTCATCGTGGTCATCGCTGGCCTGACCGTGTCGCGCATCCGAACATTCTTCGGTTCCGAGGGAATCATCGAGACACCGCGCAACTTCGCCGACCTGCCGGAGCCTTTCGACCCGAAGATCGTGCGCTACGAGATCACCGGTAGCGGGTCCTACGCCGACGTGAACTACCTCGATCTCGCCGCCAAACCGCAGCGCATCGATGCGGTCAGCCTGCCGTGGTCGCTGACCCTGAGCACCACCGAGCCCTCGGCGGCCCCCAACGTCGTCGCCCAGGGTGACGGCAGCACGATCACGTGTCGCATCTTCGTCGACGACGAGCTCAAGGACGAGAGAACCTCCACGGGTGTGAATGCCCAGACCTTCTGCCTTGTGAAGAACGCATGA
- a CDS encoding NUDIX domain-containing protein, with amino-acid sequence MPKLSAGLLLFRDRGGVLEVLIGHPGGPFWAAKDEAAWSIPKGEYDHGDDPWLVALREFEEELGKPAPHGPRIELGALRQPSGKVVTVFAVRGDLDLEGAVSNTFTLEWPKGSGKFTEFPEIDRVAWCDVPTARIKLLKGQRPLLDRLVAAVGGGAAD; translated from the coding sequence ATGCCCAAGCTCAGCGCCGGACTATTGCTGTTCCGCGACCGTGGCGGTGTCCTGGAGGTGTTGATCGGTCACCCTGGCGGCCCGTTCTGGGCAGCTAAGGATGAGGCGGCGTGGTCGATCCCGAAAGGCGAATACGACCACGGCGATGACCCGTGGCTGGTCGCGCTGCGGGAGTTCGAAGAGGAGCTCGGCAAACCCGCACCGCACGGCCCCAGGATCGAGCTCGGAGCGCTGCGACAGCCCAGCGGCAAGGTTGTCACCGTGTTCGCGGTACGCGGTGACCTCGATCTCGAGGGCGCCGTCAGCAATACGTTCACACTCGAATGGCCCAAGGGTTCAGGGAAATTCACGGAGTTTCCGGAGATCGATCGGGTGGCGTGGTGTGATGTGCCGACCGCCCGGATCAAACTCCTCAAAGGTCAACGGCCACTGCTTGATCGGCTGGTCGCCGCCGTTGGGGGCGGCGCTGCTGATTAG
- a CDS encoding PDR/VanB family oxidoreductase codes for MTQHQHRTRNVTVRLAGVAISGMLSAATVLRRPRPPGGAAGDLIALTVAQRRVVARDQDVVELTLTAAHGGALPRWHPGSHIDVHLPSGRIRQYSLCGDPGSREGYRIAVRRIPDGGGGSIEVHDLAVGAVVHTHGPRNAFPLTVPGYGSPTRRLRFVAGGIGITPILPMLRYARQLGIDWSMVYAGRSADSLPYLDEVGTLGDSVVVRTDDRHGIPDAEELLGDCTAATAVYACGPAPMLTAIRAALVGRDDVELHFERFAAAPVVDGHPFDVIVGSTGQTVTVGADETLLAALRRSAVTPPYSCQQGFCGTCRTQVLAGDVDHRDTLLSEPERAAGQILTCVSRAAADSTLTLDL; via the coding sequence ATGACCCAGCACCAGCACCGCACACGCAACGTCACAGTGCGGCTGGCCGGTGTCGCGATCTCCGGCATGCTGTCGGCGGCGACGGTGTTGCGGCGGCCGCGCCCACCCGGAGGCGCGGCCGGCGACCTCATTGCGCTGACCGTGGCGCAGCGCCGCGTCGTTGCCCGCGATCAGGACGTGGTGGAACTGACCCTGACCGCGGCGCACGGCGGTGCGCTGCCGCGCTGGCATCCCGGCTCGCACATCGACGTGCACTTGCCCAGCGGCCGGATCCGGCAGTACTCCTTGTGCGGAGACCCGGGCTCACGCGAGGGCTACCGGATCGCGGTGCGTCGCATCCCCGACGGTGGCGGCGGGTCGATCGAGGTACACGATCTGGCCGTCGGCGCTGTGGTGCATACACACGGCCCCCGCAATGCATTTCCGCTGACGGTTCCCGGCTACGGGTCACCGACCCGGCGGCTGCGCTTCGTCGCCGGCGGTATCGGCATCACACCCATACTGCCGATGCTCCGCTACGCACGGCAGTTGGGAATCGACTGGTCGATGGTCTACGCCGGCCGCTCGGCCGACAGTCTCCCCTACCTCGACGAGGTCGGCACGTTGGGTGACTCGGTCGTGGTACGCACCGACGATCGGCATGGGATCCCAGACGCCGAGGAGTTGCTCGGTGACTGCACCGCCGCGACCGCCGTCTACGCCTGCGGACCGGCGCCGATGCTGACCGCCATCCGCGCAGCGCTCGTCGGTCGCGACGACGTGGAGTTGCACTTCGAACGGTTCGCTGCAGCTCCTGTCGTCGACGGACACCCGTTCGACGTCATTGTCGGGTCAACGGGTCAGACGGTCACCGTCGGCGCCGACGAGACGCTGCTGGCTGCGCTGCGCAGATCCGCTGTCACTCCGCCATATTCGTGCCAACAAGGGTTCTGCGGAACCTGCCGTACCCAGGTTCTGGCAGGCGACGTCGACCACCGTGACACGCTGCTGTCCGAACCCGAACGAGCCGCCGGCCAGATCCTGACCTGCGTGTCGCGGGCGGCAGCAGATTCGACCCTGACGCTTGATCTGTAG
- a CDS encoding DUF732 domain-containing protein yields the protein MKRALIGGAAVAASVLFGAPAAGLVLAAPAAADPDTAFTNELNTYGIYGQKDYNAWIGKISCKRIATGVDADAFEAAHFVHNQLQRGSTTEQAWQFLAAGLRTYCPATLPILDQAR from the coding sequence ATGAAGCGTGCACTGATCGGTGGTGCGGCGGTCGCCGCCAGCGTGCTGTTCGGCGCACCGGCGGCGGGGCTGGTCTTGGCCGCACCGGCGGCAGCCGACCCCGACACCGCCTTCACCAATGAGCTGAACACCTACGGCATCTACGGGCAGAAGGACTACAACGCCTGGATCGGCAAGATTTCCTGCAAGCGGATCGCCACCGGTGTGGATGCCGACGCGTTCGAAGCCGCCCACTTCGTGCACAATCAGCTGCAGCGGGGCTCGACGACCGAGCAGGCGTGGCAGTTCCTCGCCGCAGGTCTGCGGACGTACTGCCCGGCGACACTGCCGATTCTGGATCAGGCGCGGTAG
- a CDS encoding RND family transporter yields the protein MSTSVHDAPTDSFPPPRRPHRPFIARAIRTFAVPIILGWIVLIAVLNISVPQLEAVGEMRAVSMSPKDAPSMISMHRVGELFEEGDSDSSVMIVFEGDEPLGEAAHAWYDELVERLEADTTHVQSVQDFWSDPLTASGSQSNDGKAAYVQVKLAGNQGEALANQSVEAVQDIVAGLEPPPGVRAYVTGPAALAADQHIAGDRSVRTIEMVTFAVIFVMLMLVYRSIVTVLITLVMVVLSLTTARGVVAFLGYHEIIGLSTFATNLLVTLAIAAATDYAIFLTGRYQEARTNGEDKETAYYTMFHGTAHVVLGSGLTIAGATFCLSFTRLPYFQTLGVPLAIGMTVVMLAGVVLMVAVISVVTRFGNILEPKRAMRIRGWRKVGAAVVRWPGPILVATIALALVGLLALPGYQTNYNDRDYLPADLPANEGYAVADEHFDQARMNPELLMIESDHDLRNSADFLVIDKIAKALFRVEGIARVQAITRPDGKPIKHTSIPFQMSMQGTTQRLNEKYMQDRMADMLVQADEMATTIATMEKMSSLTQEMSEITHDMVTKMEGMVGNIEDLRDSIANFDDFFRPIRNYFYWEPHCFNIPVCWAMRSVFDTLDGINLMTDDIKALLPDMQRLDALMPQMVALMPEMIQTMKTMRTMMLTMYQSQKGMQDQMAAMSDGADAMGQAFDDAMNDDSFYLPPEIFDNKDFQRGLEQFLSPDGHAVRFIISHEGDPLSPEGVAKIDGIKTAAKEAVKGTPLEGSKIYLGGTAATFKDMQDGNNYDLLIAGISALGLIFIIMLILTRAIVAAAVIVGTVAMSLGASFGLSILVWQHILGIELHWMVFAMAVIVLLGVGADYNLLLVSRLKEEIHAGLRTGIIRAMGGSGSVVTAAGLVFALTMMSMAISELTVIAQVGTTIGLGLLFDTLVVRAFMTPSIAALLGPWFWWPQRVRTRPVPSPWPKPPGLQSDPSEGVKV from the coding sequence ATGAGCACGTCGGTTCACGACGCCCCGACGGACTCGTTCCCGCCGCCGCGCCGGCCGCACCGGCCGTTTATTGCGCGGGCGATCCGGACCTTCGCGGTGCCCATCATCCTGGGCTGGATCGTGCTGATCGCTGTCCTGAACATCTCGGTGCCGCAGCTCGAAGCGGTCGGCGAGATGCGCGCCGTCTCGATGAGCCCCAAAGACGCTCCGTCGATGATCTCGATGCACCGGGTCGGAGAGCTGTTCGAGGAAGGCGACTCCGACAGCTCGGTGATGATCGTGTTCGAGGGAGACGAGCCACTCGGCGAAGCGGCCCACGCCTGGTACGACGAGCTGGTCGAGCGGCTTGAGGCCGACACCACCCATGTGCAGTCGGTGCAGGACTTCTGGAGCGACCCGCTGACCGCATCGGGATCCCAGAGCAACGACGGCAAGGCCGCCTACGTGCAGGTCAAGCTCGCCGGCAACCAAGGTGAGGCGCTGGCCAACCAATCCGTCGAAGCCGTCCAGGACATCGTCGCGGGCCTGGAGCCGCCGCCGGGAGTGCGGGCCTACGTCACCGGTCCCGCTGCGCTGGCCGCCGACCAGCACATCGCCGGTGATCGCAGCGTCCGCACCATCGAAATGGTGACCTTCGCGGTCATCTTCGTGATGCTGATGCTGGTCTACCGCTCGATCGTGACGGTGCTCATCACGTTGGTGATGGTGGTGTTGTCCCTGACCACCGCGCGCGGCGTGGTGGCGTTCCTCGGCTACCACGAGATCATCGGGCTCTCGACGTTCGCGACGAACCTGTTGGTGACGCTGGCCATCGCCGCGGCGACCGACTACGCGATCTTCCTGACGGGCCGCTATCAGGAGGCCCGTACCAACGGCGAGGACAAAGAGACCGCCTACTACACGATGTTCCACGGCACCGCGCACGTGGTGCTGGGCTCGGGTCTGACCATCGCCGGTGCGACGTTCTGCCTGAGCTTCACCCGCCTGCCCTACTTCCAGACCCTCGGTGTCCCGCTTGCCATCGGGATGACGGTGGTGATGTTGGCCGGCGTGGTCCTGATGGTTGCGGTGATCAGCGTCGTCACCCGGTTCGGCAACATCCTGGAGCCCAAGCGCGCGATGCGCATCCGCGGTTGGCGCAAGGTCGGCGCGGCAGTGGTGCGCTGGCCGGGCCCCATCCTGGTCGCGACCATCGCGCTGGCCCTGGTCGGTCTGTTGGCCCTGCCGGGATACCAGACCAACTACAACGACCGCGACTACCTGCCCGCCGACCTACCGGCCAACGAGGGTTACGCCGTGGCCGACGAGCATTTCGACCAGGCCCGGATGAACCCCGAGTTGCTGATGATCGAGAGCGACCACGACCTGCGCAACTCCGCGGACTTCCTGGTGATCGACAAGATCGCCAAGGCGCTGTTCCGAGTGGAAGGCATCGCCCGGGTACAGGCCATCACCCGGCCCGACGGTAAGCCCATCAAGCACACCTCGATTCCGTTCCAGATGAGCATGCAGGGCACCACGCAGCGGCTCAACGAGAAGTACATGCAGGACCGGATGGCCGACATGCTGGTACAGGCCGACGAGATGGCCACCACCATCGCGACGATGGAGAAGATGTCGAGCCTGACCCAGGAGATGTCGGAAATCACCCACGACATGGTGACGAAGATGGAGGGCATGGTCGGCAACATCGAAGACCTCCGCGACAGCATCGCCAACTTCGACGACTTCTTCCGGCCCATCCGCAACTACTTCTACTGGGAACCACACTGTTTCAACATCCCGGTCTGTTGGGCGATGCGGTCGGTGTTCGACACACTTGACGGCATCAACCTGATGACCGACGACATCAAAGCGCTGCTGCCCGATATGCAGCGGCTGGATGCGTTGATGCCGCAGATGGTGGCGTTGATGCCCGAGATGATCCAGACCATGAAGACCATGCGCACGATGATGCTGACGATGTATCAGTCGCAAAAGGGCATGCAGGATCAGATGGCGGCGATGTCCGACGGCGCCGACGCCATGGGCCAGGCATTCGACGACGCGATGAACGACGACTCGTTCTATCTCCCGCCGGAGATCTTCGACAACAAGGACTTTCAGCGCGGGCTCGAGCAGTTCCTGTCCCCCGACGGCCATGCGGTGCGGTTCATCATCTCCCACGAGGGAGACCCGCTCAGCCCGGAGGGTGTGGCCAAGATCGACGGGATCAAGACCGCGGCCAAAGAAGCGGTGAAGGGCACCCCGTTGGAGGGGTCCAAGATCTACCTCGGTGGCACTGCGGCGACGTTCAAAGACATGCAGGACGGCAACAACTACGACCTGCTCATCGCCGGAATATCGGCGCTGGGGCTGATCTTCATCATCATGCTCATCCTGACCCGCGCCATCGTCGCAGCGGCGGTCATCGTCGGCACCGTGGCCATGTCGTTGGGCGCCTCGTTCGGTCTGTCAATCCTGGTGTGGCAGCACATTCTGGGCATCGAGCTGCACTGGATGGTGTTCGCGATGGCGGTGATCGTGTTGCTCGGTGTCGGCGCCGACTACAACTTGCTGCTGGTCTCCCGGCTCAAGGAGGAGATCCATGCCGGCCTGCGTACCGGCATCATCCGGGCGATGGGCGGGAGCGGCTCGGTGGTAACCGCCGCCGGGCTGGTGTTCGCGCTTACCATGATGTCGATGGCGATCAGCGAGCTGACCGTCATCGCCCAGGTCGGCACCACCATCGGATTGGGTCTGCTGTTCGACACCTTGGTGGTCCGAGCGTTCATGACACCGTCGATCGCGGCGCTGTTGGGTCCGTGGTTCTGGTGGCCGCAGCGGGTGCGCACCCGGCCGGTGCCGTCACCGTGGCCGAAACCCCCTGGACTGCAATCGGATCCGTCTGAAGGAGTGAAGGTATGA
- a CDS encoding DUF5078 domain-containing protein, producing MTGLTSRVARAGLGILGAAVMTLGLAGPAMADSTDDYPIPRRIIHTQCDVEQYMAAARDTSPIYFERYMMDRSNRPADVQQAAFDRIHWFFSLDPVGRRQYSENTATNVFYEQVATRWGNWAKLFFNNKGVVAHATDVCMNYPRGDMSVWDWPVAR from the coding sequence ATGACCGGACTGACCAGTCGCGTCGCCCGCGCGGGTCTGGGGATCCTCGGAGCCGCAGTCATGACCCTGGGCCTGGCCGGTCCGGCGATGGCGGATTCCACCGATGACTATCCGATCCCGCGTCGGATCATCCACACCCAGTGCGATGTCGAGCAGTACATGGCGGCGGCGCGCGACACCAGCCCGATCTACTTCGAGCGCTACATGATGGATCGCAGCAACCGGCCCGCCGACGTCCAACAGGCCGCGTTCGATCGGATCCACTGGTTCTTCTCGCTGGATCCGGTGGGCCGGCGCCAGTACTCGGAGAACACCGCCACCAACGTCTTCTACGAGCAGGTGGCCACTCGCTGGGGTAACTGGGCGAAGCTGTTTTTCAACAACAAGGGTGTGGTGGCCCATGCCACCGACGTCTGCATGAACTACCCGCGAGGCGACATGTCTGTGTGGGACTGGCCGGTCGCGCGCTGA
- a CDS encoding cytochrome P450, translating into MRVYYDPYDVGITADPYPTYARLRDEEPLYYNERYDFWALSRHADVERALLDWETFSNSRSDILELVKSEFDMPDGVMMFEDPPAHTMLRGLMSRVFTPRRMAEIEDQIRQYCINCLDPLVGSGGFDIIGELAAMMPMRVIGMLLGIPESEQVSVRDANDANLRTKPGAPMKVADADRIADGRIYADYVQWRSDNPSDDLMTALLNVEFTDEDGVHRKLTRKEVLHYTQVVAGAGNETTGRLIGWLAKVLAEHPQQRREIVEDRSLVPRAVDETLRFEPTGPHVARWVARDFAAYDMMVPAGSAMLLLFGAANRDGRRYRNPDTFDIHRDNISHLTFGKGLHYCLGANLARLEGRVALDELLNRWPEWDIDYDSARLAPTSTVRGWEHLRVLVP; encoded by the coding sequence ATGAGGGTGTACTACGACCCCTATGACGTCGGAATCACGGCCGACCCGTATCCCACTTATGCCAGGCTGCGCGACGAGGAGCCACTGTATTACAACGAGCGCTACGACTTCTGGGCGCTATCCCGCCACGCCGACGTGGAAAGGGCGCTGCTGGATTGGGAGACCTTCTCCAACAGTCGCAGCGACATCCTGGAACTGGTCAAGTCCGAGTTCGATATGCCCGACGGCGTGATGATGTTCGAGGATCCGCCCGCTCACACGATGCTGCGCGGGCTGATGTCGCGGGTGTTCACCCCGCGGCGGATGGCCGAGATCGAGGATCAGATCCGTCAGTACTGCATCAACTGTCTGGATCCGCTGGTGGGCTCCGGTGGCTTCGACATCATCGGCGAACTGGCCGCGATGATGCCGATGCGGGTGATCGGCATGCTGCTGGGCATTCCGGAGTCCGAGCAGGTGTCGGTACGCGACGCCAACGACGCCAACCTGCGCACCAAACCCGGTGCCCCGATGAAGGTCGCCGACGCGGACAGGATCGCCGACGGCCGCATCTACGCCGATTACGTGCAGTGGCGGTCGGACAACCCGTCCGACGACCTGATGACAGCCCTGCTCAACGTCGAGTTCACCGACGAAGACGGCGTGCATCGCAAGCTGACCCGCAAGGAAGTCCTGCACTACACCCAAGTGGTGGCCGGCGCCGGCAATGAGACCACGGGCCGGCTGATCGGATGGTTGGCCAAAGTGCTCGCCGAGCACCCGCAACAGCGCCGCGAGATCGTCGAGGACAGATCGCTGGTACCGCGCGCGGTCGACGAGACGCTGCGCTTCGAACCGACCGGCCCGCATGTCGCGCGTTGGGTGGCCAGGGACTTCGCGGCCTACGACATGATGGTGCCGGCCGGCAGTGCCATGTTGCTGCTGTTCGGCGCGGCCAACCGCGACGGGCGCCGCTACCGCAATCCCGACACCTTCGACATCCACCGCGACAACATCAGCCACCTGACCTTCGGCAAGGGGCTGCACTACTGCCTGGGAGCCAACCTGGCCCGCCTGGAAGGTCGGGTCGCACTCGACGAACTGCTCAACCGGTGGCCGGAGTGGGATATCGACTACGACAGCGCCCGGCTGGCTCCCACCTCCACCGTCCGCGGTTGGGAGCACCTACGAGTCCTGGTGCCCTGA
- a CDS encoding ketosteroid isomerase family protein: MATTRSDLLTAAQRSLTAANAHDREGWIGLFTDDGRVEDPVGSAPHRGRAAIARFYDTFIGPRTINFHPHADIVSGTTVVRDVTLEIAMSSALTMQVQTFIRYDLREVDGAWRLAALTAYWELPAMMRQFARGGLAALPAGAALGRTMLTNQGLLGSLGFAGGFFGLGSAGKNLFANFLDAACSGDEVGLRRVTAGTSLTRGDNGPVTSSELAAELAGAHWDKLITSGRSVAARLERDGIDGVMFGQVRGRVGHERAALSRLCWFTDER; the protein is encoded by the coding sequence ATGGCTACCACCCGGTCCGACCTGCTCACCGCAGCGCAGCGGTCGCTGACCGCCGCCAACGCCCACGACCGAGAGGGCTGGATCGGGCTGTTCACCGACGACGGACGTGTCGAAGACCCCGTCGGCTCGGCACCACACCGGGGACGAGCGGCGATCGCGCGGTTCTACGACACCTTCATCGGGCCGCGCACCATCAACTTCCACCCGCACGCCGACATCGTCAGCGGCACCACCGTCGTGCGCGATGTGACGCTCGAGATCGCGATGTCGTCGGCGCTGACGATGCAGGTGCAGACGTTTATCCGTTACGACCTGCGCGAGGTCGACGGTGCCTGGCGGCTCGCGGCGTTGACGGCGTACTGGGAACTACCGGCGATGATGCGGCAGTTCGCTCGCGGCGGCCTGGCTGCGCTGCCGGCCGGAGCTGCCCTGGGCCGCACGATGCTGACCAACCAGGGGCTGCTCGGCAGCCTCGGATTCGCCGGCGGGTTCTTCGGACTGGGATCAGCGGGCAAGAATCTGTTCGCGAACTTTCTCGACGCCGCATGCAGCGGTGACGAGGTCGGGCTGCGCCGGGTTACCGCGGGCACGTCGCTCACCCGCGGCGACAATGGTCCTGTCACGAGTTCAGAGTTGGCCGCCGAGCTTGCCGGGGCGCACTGGGACAAGCTGATCACCTCCGGACGATCGGTGGCAGCGCGCCTCGAGCGCGACGGGATCGACGGGGTGATGTTCGGTCAGGTGCGCGGCCGGGTAGGCCACGAGCGCGCGGCGCTGTCGCGACTGTGCTGGTTCACCGACGAAAGGTGA
- a CDS encoding metal-dependent hydrolase, whose product MLRPRRFDHEIDPGPVQIQARRVQFDVDGVPLHWIPGHPVASHVVSVLNIVLPAGERWFVETFNEALPFVEDPKLADDIRGFIGQEATHADVHEQVLHDYMVEHGVNPAPILAQIEHIFSQVLAPSDTADPRRRMNHLRERLWLIAAIEHYTAVMGDFALNCAWDDHGADPTLVDLFRWHGSEEVEHRSVAHDVAVYFDDSYLSRIRAMSVAAPMLFVFFQRAAWYLVKNDPNVRANWWTFNRMRMRDSKLGLLPCYRQLFGTSTLSYFRPRYSPEHVGSTAQAVAYLAASPAARAAHL is encoded by the coding sequence ATGTTGCGACCGCGCCGCTTCGACCATGAGATCGACCCCGGGCCGGTGCAGATCCAGGCCCGGCGGGTGCAATTCGACGTCGATGGTGTCCCGCTGCACTGGATTCCCGGTCACCCCGTCGCCTCACACGTGGTGAGCGTGCTCAACATCGTGTTGCCCGCCGGTGAGCGGTGGTTCGTCGAGACATTCAACGAGGCACTGCCCTTCGTCGAGGACCCCAAGCTCGCCGACGACATCCGAGGGTTCATCGGCCAAGAGGCCACCCATGCCGACGTGCACGAACAAGTCCTGCATGACTACATGGTCGAGCACGGCGTGAATCCCGCCCCGATCCTGGCCCAGATCGAGCACATCTTCAGCCAGGTCCTGGCACCGTCGGACACAGCTGATCCCCGCCGCCGGATGAACCATTTGCGCGAACGACTGTGGCTGATCGCCGCCATCGAGCACTACACCGCCGTAATGGGCGACTTCGCGCTCAACTGCGCCTGGGACGACCACGGCGCGGACCCGACCTTGGTCGACCTGTTCCGCTGGCATGGCAGCGAGGAGGTCGAGCACCGCAGCGTCGCCCATGACGTCGCCGTCTACTTCGACGACAGCTACCTCAGCCGCATCCGGGCGATGAGCGTCGCGGCGCCGATGCTGTTCGTCTTCTTCCAGCGTGCGGCGTGGTATCTGGTCAAGAACGACCCGAACGTGCGGGCCAACTGGTGGACCTTCAACCGGATGCGGATGCGGGACTCGAAGCTGGGGTTGCTGCCCTGCTACCGGCAGCTGTTCGGAACCAGCACGCTGTCCTACTTCCGGCCGCGATACTCCCCTGAGCACGTGGGCTCCACCGCCCAGGCGGTGGCCTACCTGGCGGCCTCCCCCGCGGCACGCGCCGCCCACCTGTGA
- a CDS encoding MFS transporter, with the protein MTAPPPVLTDQTHTPRRAWAAVSVLAVVGTLNYADRFLPAVLAEPIRQDLSLSDTAIGVINGFGFLAVYAIVGIPIARISDRGAYGLVVSGCLSLWGLMTMLGGAVQSGFQLALTRVGVAIGEAGSTPAAHAYVARNFAPERRAAPLAVITLAIPLASAASLIAGGLLAQALGWRAAFLIMGALSVAFVPVVLVVVGRRQSPRTEYTAAAPVSGSWWEILRKPSYLAIVFGAACISVAGYALTTFAPAFLMRAHGMPLGDVGLYYGLATGATGILGLLVVGRIADRLSARDPRWLLWLVSVMTASLLPFSMLGFLVGNHAAAVLFIALSYVVGTAYMAPSIAAIQRLVPPEQRATASAVFLFFSAILGSIGPLVVGMISDALKDSMGVMSLGRALLCVVPVMHLAAIGCYLLASRRFLAEVVDGPTLLSQSPN; encoded by the coding sequence ATGACGGCACCGCCACCTGTCCTGACCGACCAGACCCACACCCCGCGGCGAGCGTGGGCCGCGGTGTCGGTCCTCGCCGTCGTCGGGACCCTGAACTATGCCGACAGATTCCTGCCCGCGGTGCTCGCCGAGCCGATCCGGCAGGACTTGTCGCTGTCAGACACCGCAATCGGGGTGATCAACGGATTCGGCTTCCTCGCGGTCTATGCGATCGTCGGCATCCCGATCGCGCGCATCTCTGACCGCGGTGCCTACGGGCTGGTGGTGTCCGGGTGTCTGTCGCTGTGGGGTCTGATGACGATGCTCGGCGGCGCGGTGCAATCCGGATTCCAGCTGGCGCTGACCCGGGTGGGGGTCGCCATCGGTGAGGCCGGGTCCACGCCGGCCGCCCACGCCTACGTCGCACGCAATTTCGCGCCGGAGCGGCGCGCGGCACCGCTGGCGGTGATCACCCTGGCCATCCCACTGGCCAGCGCCGCCAGCCTGATCGCCGGCGGCCTGCTGGCCCAGGCCCTGGGTTGGCGCGCGGCCTTCCTCATCATGGGCGCCCTGAGTGTCGCGTTCGTGCCGGTGGTACTCGTCGTCGTCGGACGGCGCCAGTCGCCGCGGACCGAATACACCGCCGCGGCACCGGTTTCCGGGAGCTGGTGGGAGATCCTGCGCAAGCCCAGCTATCTGGCGATCGTGTTCGGCGCGGCGTGCATCTCGGTGGCCGGGTATGCGCTGACGACATTCGCCCCGGCATTCCTGATGCGCGCCCACGGCATGCCGCTCGGTGATGTCGGCCTGTACTACGGCCTGGCCACCGGCGCGACCGGGATTCTCGGGCTGTTGGTCGTCGGCCGCATCGCCGACCGGCTGAGCGCCCGCGACCCGCGCTGGCTGCTGTGGCTGGTTTCGGTGATGACCGCGTCGCTGTTGCCGTTCTCGATGCTGGGGTTTCTGGTCGGTAACCATGCTGCCGCCGTGCTGTTCATCGCGCTGAGCTATGTGGTGGGCACGGCGTACATGGCGCCGTCGATCGCGGCGATCCAACGGCTGGTACCGCCGGAGCAGCGGGCAACGGCCTCGGCGGTGTTCCTTTTCTTCAGCGCCATCCTCGGCTCGATCGGACCGCTGGTGGTCGGCATGATCAGCGACGCTCTCAAGGACAGCATGGGCGTCATGTCACTGGGACGGGCGTTGCTGTGTGTGGTGCCGGTGATGCATCTGGCTGCCATCGGGTGTTATCTGCTGGCCAGCCGGCGTTTCCTGGCCGAGGTGGTCGACGGCCCGACGCTGCTATCTCAGAGCCCGAACTGA